One window from the genome of Oceanisphaera sp. IT1-181 encodes:
- a CDS encoding DUF2489 domain-containing protein has translation MISVWLIAALMGGVIILALGIYAGKLLAQVKSQTLRQTQAVSARNERILESINTIALAVSQEQCNQSEGAIRLTNLLNALQFSQPRDFEREYPALYELYEKVKDMPTHEARKNYKRNEIMRLDIQRAGFELELAAQIKTEAKQLSGLTLPGA, from the coding sequence ATGATCTCTGTTTGGTTAATTGCCGCCCTAATGGGCGGCGTTATCATCTTGGCCTTGGGTATTTATGCGGGCAAGCTATTGGCACAGGTGAAGTCACAAACCTTGCGCCAAACTCAAGCCGTGAGTGCGCGTAATGAGCGCATTCTAGAAAGCATTAACACCATAGCGCTGGCCGTGAGCCAAGAGCAATGCAATCAGTCGGAAGGCGCCATTCGTTTAACCAACCTGCTGAACGCGCTGCAGTTTAGTCAGCCGCGCGATTTTGAGCGGGAATATCCGGCCCTGTATGAGCTGTATGAAAAAGTAAAAGACATGCCTACGCATGAGGCTCGAAAAAATTATAAGCGCAATGAAATTATGCGCCTAGATATACAACGCGCCGGTTTTGAACTAGAGCTGGCAGCACAAATTAAAACTGAGGCAAAGCAGCTGTCGGGGCTAACACTGCCCGGCGCTTAG
- the yihI gene encoding Der GTPase-activating protein YihI codes for MTRIKKARSPGAVGVRKDNRETAEQSKERQRKAKRKGLAAGSRQNVPEQSSHAGEKQAPKDPRHGSKKPVTLGVANEPTVEQLQAAAAKKAAKAANKAAAEQTKVAKVEVLDDAELPELTPEQELEQLENDDRLNGLLDQVDAGKKLNKADASWLDKRLARHQQLLEQLGLLDDEDEESEEGDDLWSRFMDAEFDPAQYEDKEDKS; via the coding sequence ATGACACGCATAAAAAAAGCCCGTAGCCCGGGTGCAGTTGGAGTCCGTAAGGATAATCGGGAAACTGCAGAGCAGAGCAAAGAGCGCCAGCGCAAAGCTAAACGTAAAGGCTTAGCGGCCGGTTCACGCCAGAACGTGCCAGAGCAAAGCTCACATGCAGGCGAAAAACAGGCGCCAAAAGATCCACGACACGGTTCGAAAAAGCCGGTGACTTTGGGTGTAGCTAATGAGCCGACGGTTGAGCAGCTGCAAGCAGCGGCGGCTAAAAAAGCGGCCAAGGCAGCGAACAAAGCCGCAGCTGAACAAACTAAGGTCGCCAAAGTTGAAGTATTAGACGATGCCGAGCTGCCCGAGCTAACGCCTGAGCAAGAATTAGAGCAACTCGAGAACGACGACCGTTTAAATGGTTTGTTGGATCAAGTAGATGCAGGAAAGAAGCTTAATAAAGCCGATGCCAGCTGGTTGGACAAAAGACTGGCTCGCCATCAGCAGCTGCTTGAGCAACTGGGTTTGCTGGACGACGAAGATGAAGAGTCCGAGGAAGGCGATGACTTATGGTCGCGTTTTATGGATGCAGAGTTTGATCCTGCGCAATATGAGGATAAGGAAGATAAGTCATGA
- a CDS encoding pseudouridine synthase, translating into MRLDRFLAEATGLTRSVVKKALHRGEVTVDGEVVKKSDQQINGQEVRLEGRLLGEPKARYVLLHKPVGYISATQDDVHPCVLQLLPPELCRGIQCAGRLDVDTTGALLLTDDGKWSHRLRAPKHGCKKVYQVDLAEPLAIDVAAQFAEGIMLHGEDTPTLPAQLETITPTRVLLTIQEGKYHQVKRMFAAVGNFVVGLHRLQVAEIVLGDLPEGQWRYLTPEEVASI; encoded by the coding sequence ATGCGTCTCGACCGATTCTTAGCTGAAGCCACCGGCCTTACCCGTTCTGTAGTGAAAAAAGCCTTACACAGAGGCGAGGTCACCGTAGATGGTGAAGTAGTAAAAAAAAGCGACCAACAAATTAATGGTCAAGAAGTGCGTTTAGAGGGCCGTTTATTAGGCGAGCCTAAGGCGCGTTATGTGTTATTGCACAAACCGGTTGGCTATATCAGCGCCACCCAAGATGATGTTCATCCTTGTGTGTTACAGCTGTTGCCACCTGAGCTGTGCCGTGGCATTCAGTGCGCCGGCCGCTTAGACGTGGACACCACAGGGGCATTGTTGCTCACCGACGATGGCAAATGGTCCCACCGCTTGCGTGCGCCTAAGCATGGCTGCAAAAAGGTCTATCAAGTGGATTTAGCCGAGCCATTAGCTATAGACGTGGCAGCACAGTTTGCCGAGGGCATTATGCTGCACGGCGAAGACACGCCTACCTTACCCGCACAGCTTGAGACTATAACTCCCACCCGCGTGCTACTGACCATACAAGAAGGTAAGTACCATCAGGTGAAGCGCATGTTTGCTGCCGTTGGCAACTTTGTGGTGGGGTTGCACCGCCTACAAGTGGCCGAGATAGTGCTGGGTGATTTACCCGAGGGCCAATGGCGCTACCTTACTCCTGAGGAAGTGGCGTCGATTTAA
- a CDS encoding c-type cytochrome produces MKKIVFTLALMLGVVGVAQAQGDVEAGKAKSATCAACHGPDGNSPIDMYPKLSGQHASYLAKQLVEYKAAATGGEGRANAIMGGMAMSLSEEDVADLSAYFASQAITPNAAPEDVIEQGAALYQGGDIERGVTACIACHGPRGEGLEAAKFPSLSGQHPKYIAEQLQLFRSGERNNDPNGMMRSIAAKLTDQDIEILSQYVSGLR; encoded by the coding sequence ATGAAAAAAATTGTTTTCACGCTAGCCTTAATGCTCGGAGTGGTTGGTGTTGCCCAAGCTCAGGGCGACGTAGAAGCAGGTAAAGCCAAGTCAGCTACTTGTGCTGCTTGTCATGGCCCTGATGGCAACAGCCCCATCGATATGTATCCTAAACTGTCGGGTCAGCATGCCTCTTACTTAGCTAAGCAATTAGTTGAGTACAAGGCCGCTGCCACCGGTGGTGAAGGTCGCGCCAACGCCATCATGGGCGGCATGGCCATGTCTTTGTCTGAAGAAGACGTAGCAGACTTATCTGCTTACTTCGCCAGCCAAGCCATTACGCCAAACGCAGCCCCTGAAGATGTTATCGAACAGGGCGCCGCTTTGTACCAAGGTGGTGATATCGAGCGTGGCGTTACCGCCTGTATCGCTTGTCACGGCCCACGGGGCGAAGGCTTAGAAGCAGCTAAATTTCCTAGCTTATCTGGCCAGCACCCTAAATACATCGCCGAGCAGTTACAGCTGTTTCGCAGTGGCGAGCGTAACAACGATCCGAACGGCATGATGCGCAGTATAGCGGCCAAGTTGACCGATCAAGACATAGAAATTTTGTCTCAATACGTATCTGGTCTGCGTTAA
- the yihA gene encoding ribosome biogenesis GTP-binding protein YihA/YsxC: MDNKQISFNSARFITSAPDINEMPADTGVEIAFAGRSNAGKSSALNTITQQKSLARISKTPGRTQLINVFELSPGKRLIDLPGYGYAKVPQEMKLKWQAALSVYLQKRDSLKGLVVLMDIRHPLKDIDQQLLQWASESNLPVLALLTKSDKLKPGQRNSEVLRVREAVKVFGGDIRVESFSSLKSLGVDRAKEVLHAWLNEDDADSNQDDIA, from the coding sequence TTGGATAACAAACAGATAAGTTTTAACAGCGCCCGCTTTATTACTAGTGCGCCTGATATTAACGAAATGCCCGCCGATACCGGCGTAGAAATTGCCTTTGCCGGCCGCTCAAACGCAGGTAAATCATCTGCCTTAAACACGATTACCCAGCAGAAAAGTCTGGCGCGCATCAGTAAAACGCCCGGTCGTACTCAGCTGATCAACGTGTTTGAGCTGAGCCCTGGTAAACGTTTAATCGACTTACCCGGCTACGGTTACGCCAAAGTACCACAAGAAATGAAGCTAAAGTGGCAGGCTGCTTTGTCTGTTTACTTACAAAAGCGTGACAGCTTAAAAGGTTTAGTGGTGCTCATGGATATTCGCCATCCATTAAAAGACATAGACCAGCAGCTGTTACAGTGGGCCTCTGAGAGTAATTTACCGGTACTAGCACTGCTCACTAAGAGCGACAAGCTCAAGCCCGGCCAGCGTAACTCGGAAGTATTACGCGTGCGCGAAGCAGTAAAAGTATTTGGCGGCGATATTCGTGTTGAATCTTTTAGCTCACTGAAAAGCTTAGGTGTAGACCGCGCTAAAGAAGTGCTTCACGCCTGGCTGAACGAAGACGATGCCGACTCTAACCAAGATGACATTGCCTAA